The DNA sequence TTGGTTCTGAAACCACGAACAGCCCCGTATGGCCACATGCGGTGCGGCTGACAGTTTCATAGTGTTTCGGTGGTTATAGCGTGAGGGAAACGCCCGGTTACATTCCGAACCCGGAAGCTAAGCCTTACAGCGCCGATGGTACTGCAGGGGGGACCCTGTGGGAGAGTAGGACGCCGCCGAACAAATTGTGAGAAAGGCCCACACCTTATGGTGTGGGCCTTTCTGCGTTTCTGGCTCAGGACGGCTGCACCAGTCCCGTGTCGTACGCGAGAATCACCGCCTGAATTCGATCTCGTGAGCCGGTCTTCGCGAGGACGCGGCCCACGTGGGTCTTTACCGTCGACTCGGCCAGGTGGAGGCGGGCGGCTATCTCCGTGTTGGTCCAGCCCTTTCCGATCACCGAGAGGATCTCGCGTTCGCGGTCGGTGAGGGAAGAGAGACGAGGGTGCTCCAGGGGCGACGCTTCCTGGCCGTCGGCGCGGCCTTGCCTCGGTAGGTGGTGGGCGTACGCGTCGAGCAGGCGGCGGGTCAGGCTCGGGGCGACGACCGCGTCGCCGGTGGCGACCGCGCGGATGCCGGAGAGGAGTTCCTCCGGCTGGGCGTCCTTGACGAGGAAGCCGGAGGCGCCTGCGCGGAGGCCGGCGTAGGCGTACTCGTCGAGGTCGAAGGTGGTGAGGATCAGCACCCTGGTGCGGTCGCCGGTGGTGGTGATGCGGCGGGTGGCCTCGATGCCGTCCAGGCCGGGCATGCGGACGTCCATGAGGATCACGTCGGGGTGTAGTTCCGCTGTCATGCGGATCGCCTCGCTGCCGTTGGCGGCTTCGCCCACCACCGTCATGTCGTCCTGGCTTTCGAGGAGCATCCGGAAGCCGAAGCGCTGGAGGGGCTGGTCGTCGGCTATGAGGACGGTGGTCACTGCGGGGATTCCTCCGGGAGATGCAGGTGGACTCGCCAGCCCTGCTCGGGGTGCGGGCGGGGGCCGGCCTCAAGTGTGCCGCCGTACAGGGCTGTTCGCTCGCGCATTCCGGGCAGACCGCGGCCGCCCGTGGGTTCAGCGGGGCCCCCGCTGCCGGTGTCGGTCACGGTTGCGGTGACGGCGCCCTTCTCCTCGTACGAGAGCTCTATGCGTGCCGTGGTTTCGGGGCCGCCGTGTTTGAGGGTGTTGGTGAGGGCTTCCTGGATGACGCGGTAGACGGTGAGTTGGCGGCCCGGGGGGAGGTTGGGGGTGCCGTGGGTCGTGGTGTGGACGGGGAGGCCTGCGGCGCGTACGCCGTCGAGGAGTTGGGTCAGGTCGGTGAGGGTGGGTTGGGGGGTCAGCTCCGGGTGGGGTGTGCGGGGGTGTTCGTCGTCGCGCAGGACGTCGAGGAGGCGGCGTAGTTCGGCCAGGGCCTGGCGGCTGGTGGTGGCTATGGCGTGGAGGGCCTGGGTGGCGCGTTCCGGGGACTTGGCGGCCGCGTATTTGCCGCCGTCGGCCAGGCCGGTGATGACGGAGAGGTTGTGGCCGATGATGTCGTGCATCTCGCGGGCGATACGGGCTCGTTCGGCCGCGGCGGCGAGCTGGGCCTGCTGGTCGCGTTCGATCTCCAGGCGGCGGGCGCGGTCCTCCAGGGCCTCGGTGTGGTCGCGGCGGGTGCGGACCGTGATGCCGATGGCTACCGCTACGGCGATGGACATCAGAACCGGGACTATGTCCTTGTCCGGGGTTCCCTGCGGGTGACGGGCCGCCATTACGGCGACGGGCGTGGTGATGAGGGCCGTCGCCCACCAGAGGTTGCGGGGAGGGCGGCACAGGGCGATGTGGAAGACGACGAGGAGTTGGAGCAGCACCGCTTGGAGGGCGGTGCCGGTCCAGGCGTTGACCAGGGCGAACGGGGCTATGGCCAGGAGTACGGCGCGGGGGTGGGTGCGTCGCATGAGGAGGGGGACGGAGAGGCCGAGGCTCAGGGTGAGGACGAGCCAGCCGGGGTTGTCGCGGTCGCGGGCCACGTTGAGCCAGCCGTCGCCGTAGTAGTCGATCAGGGCCGCCGTCACCCAGAAGCCGGTCAGGTGCAGGTCCCAGACGAGCGGGTGACGTCCGTCGAAGGCACGTACGCGTCGGCTGATGCGCTGGATGTGCTGGGTGAGGGGTTCCGTCGTCGCTCGCTCGTGCGTCACGGGTTCATCCTCCGGGGTCCGGTGGTGGCCGGCACAGGGCCCTGGGCAGGAATCCGGGTGAGCGATGTCGTACCCGGGTACTACGGTGGCGACCATGAGCACCACGAACCCCGGGGCCTACGTCATCCGGTCCATACATGCCGACGAGTGGCCCGCCGCCAAGGAGTTGCGGCTCGCCGCGCTGCAGGATCCCGTCGCGCCGCTCGCGTTCCTGGAGACGTACGAGCAGGCCGTCGCCCGGCCCGACTCCTTCTGGCAGGAGCGGGCCGCAGGGGCCTGCGAGGGGGCCGACGGGGCGCAGCAGATCATCGCCGAAGGGCCGGACGGGGTCTGGGTCGGGACGTTGACCGTGCTGGTCGAGGAGCCTGGGACGACCGACTGGGCCGGGTTCCCGGTGGAGCGGAAGCAGGGGCATGTCGTCGCCGTGTTCGTACGGCCGGAGGAGCGGGGGAGCGGGCTGACCGACGTGCTCTTCGACGCCGGCCTGGAGTGGGCGTGGTCGCGGGGCGCGGAGCGGGTGCGGCTCATCGTGCACGAGGAGAACGGGCGGGCGCAGAGGTTCTACCGGAGGGTGGGGTTCGAGCCGAGTGGCGTGACCGTGCCGCTGGGCGAGGGGGACGCGGAGGCGGAGGTCGAGTTGGAGTTCGTCATCGAGCGGCCGTAGGGGGCCGGGTTCGGTGATCGGCCCGCCTGCACCGGGGGTTCGGGCCGGGCATTCGGCCCGGGGGTTCGGGCGGCTACACCGGGAGGTCGTCGTGGGGCCAGCGGGAGCGCGCCTGTTCCCGGGACCGGAGCAGGGCCAGGGTCGGCATACCCCGGACCGCTCCGGTGGCCAGCAGCTCCGGAAGCTGGGGAAGTGGAGCCACCGCGGCGACGTCGTCCAGGACGAGCGTCATTGGTGGGTCGAGGCGACCGGAGGATGACCGTTCGGCCATGCGCCGGCCGCGCTCGACCACGCTTGCGGCGAGGGCCGTCAGGAGTGGCATGGCGCCGGGGTTGGCTCGGGGATCCTCGATGGATTCACCCACCACATAGAGCGTGCCCCCTTCGTGGACGAAGGAATCCAAGGTGAGGGCATCAGTTCGGTTTGGAGTGCAGGACTCGCGGATGTTGACCGTGGAGAGGGCGGAGAGCGCCCTCGTCGTCAACTCCTGGGCCATGTCCCGCCGTTCGGGGTGGCCGGTGAGCGCGGCTTCGAGCTCGCCTGCCGCGCCGGGGGCCGCCTTCGGGTTCGTGCGCAGGATGCGTACGGCGTCCTGGATCTGGGTGCCCTGGGACCAGCGGTGGACGTGGCGGACGGTGCGGCCGTCGATGGCCGCGGCGTGCAGGTAGCTGCGCAGCAGCGTTTCGGCGGTGTCGCTGACCGCTTGGTCGAGGCGAGAGGAGGGGCGGACCGGCGTCAGGAGCGCGGTCGCCCTTGAGACCGCTGTCTGCTTGTCCTCGCAGCCCGTTGTGGGGGACCAGTGGAGGCGGGCCGGGGTGTCGCAGAGGTGGGTGGGGTCGTAGAGGAGGACCGGGCCGAGCTTCGCGCGGGCGTCCTTCGAGTCCTGCCAGACCGCGGGGTTCGACGTGACCACGAGGGCGGGGCCTTCCGCGTCGCGTACTGCTTGGGTCGCGGTGGCTTGCCGGCTTTCCCTCGGGGCCAGGTGGATCCTTTCCCACGTGTCTGCTCGCTCGGCGAGCAGTGCGGTGTGGGGTGCGGCATCGGGGGCCGCTCCTTCGCTGCGTACAGCTGTCTCCGAGGATGCTGCCGCTGCTACTGCCGCCGCTGCTCTTGTCGCTGCCGTCATCGGCACCGCCGCCATCGGCTCCGCTTCCGTCCGCGGCGCCGGCACGTCGCCGTGTACCGGTGCTGGAGTGGGCTCAGGGGCCGGTGAGAAGCCGGGCTGTACCGCGCTGTCCGTCTTCTCCGCCCAGGCTGTCTGCTCGGCAGCGTCCGCCTTGCCCGTGCGCCGAGCCGCCCTGACTGCCCGCCAGCGTGCCACCGTCCCCAGCACGAACACGGTCAGTACGACCAGGACCATCAACTGGCCGATGAACAGCCCCCAGAACAGCCCGTACCCCGACAGCTGTCCGTCCGGTGTCTGCGGCCACGCGCCCGGGATGTCGTGGGGCTGGGCGACCAGGGAGCGCATGGCCAGGGGCGTGCGGGTGAAGGTGACGCCGGAGGGCCAGGAGCCGTGCGCGAACAGGCCCGCCAGGCCCGTCGCCGTCCAGACCAGCAGTGTCATGCCCAGGAGGAAGGCGAGCAGGCCGATCAGCAGGCCGTCGGGGATGCCTCCCTGACTGCCTCCGCTGTCCCGGGTGTACCGGTATGCCCGACGGTCGTCCGGTCTCACGCTGCCCCCTACGCCACCGTCGATTCGGAGTCGCCAAGGTGTTGCTCCACGAAGGCCGCTGCCCGTTCCTCCGCCTCCAGCTCGGCGGCGCGCAGGGCGTCGTCGGTCAGATCGCGGTCGGCGGACGACTCGGTCATCGCGCGGTCGGTGAAGACCAGTGGGCGTTCGGTCTCGGTGATCAGGTGTTTGACCACTTGGACGTTGCCGTTCACGTCCCACACCGCGATGCCGGGGGTCAGACTGGGGATGATCTCCACGGCCCAGCGCGGCAGGCCGAGCACCCGGCCCGTCGCCCGCGCCTCGTCGGCCTTCTGGGCGTAGATCGTCCTGGTCGAGGCCATCTTCAGGATCGCGGCGGCCTCCTTCGCCGCAGCGCCGTCGACGACGTCGGACAGGTGGTGGACGACCGCGACGAAGGAGAGACCCAGCCGCCGGCCGAACTTCAGCAGGCGCTGGAAGAGCTGGGCCACGAACGGGCTGTTGATGATGTGCCAGGCCTCCTCGACCAGGAAGATGCGCTTCTTCCGGTCGGGGCGGATCCAGGTGTGCTCCAGCCAAACGCCGACGATCGCCATCAGGATCGGCATGGCGATCGAGTTGCGGTCGATGTGGGACAAATCGAACACAATGAGCGGCGCGTCGAGGTCGATGCCCACCGTCGTGGGGCCGTCGAACATGCCCCTGAGGTCACCGTCGACCAGACGGTCCAGGACCAGAGCGACGTCCAGGCCCCATGCCCGTACGTCGTCTATGGCGACGTTCATCGCCTCGGCCGACTCAGGCTTGGGGTGCCGTAGCTGCTCGACGATGTCGGTGAGGACCGGCTGGCGTTCGACGATGGTCTCGTTGACGTATGCGTGCGCGACCTTCAGGGCGAAGCCCGAGCGCTCGTCGAGGCCGTGTCCCATCGCGACCTCGATGATCGTGCGGAGCAGGGCCAGCTGGCCCGTCGTCGTGATCGCGGGGTCGAGCGGGTTGAGCCGGATGCCCATGTCCAGGGCGGCCGTCGGGTCCAGGCGGATGGGGGTTATCCCCAACTCCTGCGCGATGAGGTTCCACTCGCCGACGCCGTCCTCGCCCTGGGCGTCGAGGACGACGACCTGGCGGTCCCGGAAACGCAGCTGGCGCAGGACGTACGTCTTCTCCAGCGCCGACTTGCCGTTGCCGGACTCGCCGAGGACCAGCCAGTGCGGGGCCGGGAGCTGCTGGCCGTAGAGCTGGAAGGGGTCGTAGATGTAGCCCTTCCCGGAGTAGACCTCGCGGCCGATGATGACGCCCGAGTCGCCGAGGCCGGGGGCGGCGGTCGGGAGGTAGACCGCCTGGGCCTGGCCCGTCGACGTGCGCACCGGCAGCCGCGTCGTCTCGACCTTCCCGAAGAGGAAGGACGTGAAGGCGTCGGTGAGGACGGACAGCGGGTCCCGCATCAGGTCCTACCTCCGAATGCCGGTGGCGAAGGGGAGTGTGTTGACGAATGCCCGGTGGTGCTCGCGGTCGCACCACTCCAGCTTCAGATACGACTTTCCGGCCGACGCCCGGATGGTCCTCTTGTCCCGGGCCAGGGACTCGGGGGAACGCGAGGAGACGGTGATGTAGCCGACCAGGTTGACGCCGGCGGCGCCGCTCGCGAGGTCTTCTCCTCGCTGGTCGAGGCGGTTGTGGGCGGCGATGTCGCGCGGGTCGACGGTCCGGTTCATCTTGGCGGCGCGGCTGGCCTCCGCCTCGTCGTTGGTCTTCTCGGTGAGCATGCGTTCGATGGCGACCTCGGTGGGTTCGAGGTCCATCGTCACGGCGACCGTCCGGATGACGTCCGGGGTGTGGACGAGCAGCGGGGCCAGGAAGTTGACGCCCACCGGGGTCATCGGCCACTCCTTCACCCAGGCGGTGGCGTGGCACCAGGGCGCGCGGGTGGAGGACTCCCGGGTCTTCGCCTGGAGGAACGTCGGTTCCATGGCGTCCAGTTCGGCCGGCCAGGCGTTGCGTTTCGTCATCGCCTGGATGTGGTCGATCGGGTGGTCCGGGTCGTACATGGAGTGGATGAGCGAGGCCAGACGTCCCTGCCCGAGGGGCTGGCGGACGCGGATGTCGGCCTCCTGGAGGCGCGAGCAGATGTCCGTCAGCTCGCGGGCCATGACGACCGCGAGACCGGAGTCCCGGTCGACCTTGCCGCCGTGCGGGCGGGCCGCGCGGGCCATCGCCTGGGCCTCGGCGGCCAGTTCGCGTGTGAAGTGCATGCAGGCGACGAGGTACGCGCGGTGCTGCTCGCTGCTCGTCGACACCATCGACTGGAGTTGGTCGTACGACTGCTGCAGCCACCCCGGGGCGCGCTCGTCGCCGCGTACGGCGACGTCCTTGGCGTGGGCGTCCGGGTCGGCGGGCAGGGTGCGGGCGAGCATCTGCAGCCGGGTGACGAAACCGTCGCCGTTGGCCACGTGCTTGAGGAGGGTGCCGAAGCGGTCGACGAGGGCTTCCTGGTCCTCGGAGTCGCGCAGGCCGACGCCGGGCCCCTCGATCTCGATCGCGGCGGTGACCGTACGGCGGTCGGCGTGCAGGAGCACGGCGATCTCGTCCGGCCCGAACGGCGCGGCCAGCCAGGTGATGCGGCCGATGCCGGGCGGCGGGCCGACCTCGACCTCACGTCCGTCGAGACCGGTGCCGGCCTCGACGGCGGCGGAGCGGTAGGTGGTGCCCGCGCGCAGGGTGCGCTTGTAGCTGCGGTTGATCTCGAACCACTTGTAGATGGTCCGGTGCTTGTACGGCACGTAGACCGCGCCGAGCGCGAGCAGAGGGAAGCCCATCAGCAGCACGATGCGCAGGGACAGGACGGGGACGAGGAGTCCGCACATCATGCCGAGGAACGCGCCCCCGATGATCAACGCGATCTCGCCGGTCTCGCGGTTGCGGCCGACGATCGCGTTCGGCCGGGCGCGGCCGATCAGATAGGTACGGCGGGGCGTGACCGGATGGGACACATGGGACTCGGTCGTCAACGCCCGTCACCTCCTGAACGATTGCTGCTGCGGGTATTGCTGGCGTGGGGGGTGTTCACCGGGCTGCTCGAGCGGGGTGCGGGTGCGGCGGAGGGGACAGATCCGCCGCCGTTCGAGGAGCGCGAACTGTGTGCGGCGACGCCGCCGGATGCGGGGTTGGAGGGGCGGGCGGAGGAGCTGGACTGGCCCCCGCCGCCCTTGTTGTCCGCGCGGGAGCTGTGGGTCTTGATGCCCTGGGCGACGAGGGTCGCCGGGGAGCTGATGACCGCGGCGGCCTTGCCTTCGGCGCCCCGCATGATGCGGTTGTTGCGGGAGCCGGCGAGTTCGTCGCCGAAGCCGGGGACGAAGCGGTAGATCATCGCGCTCGCGAAGATGGCGAGCAGGATGATGGCCAGGCCGGAGACCACGGCCGAGAAGGCGTTCGGGCCGTCGGCGGACGACAGGGCGCCGGCCAGGCCGAGCACTATGACGATGACCGGCTTCACGAGGATGACGGCGATCATGATGCCCGCCCAGCGGCGGACGTGGCCCCACAGGTTCTTGTCGACCAGGCCGGCGTAGACGACGGTGCCGAGGAGGGCGCCGACGTAGAGCAGGGCGGCGCGGATGACGAGCTCCAGCCACAGGACGCCGGCGGCGAGGATGGAGACCAGGGACACCACGATCAGCATGATCGGGCCGCCGCCGATGTCCTCGCCCTTCTCCAGGGCGCCGGAGAAGGTGCCGAAGAAGGTGTCCGTCTGATCGCCGGTCGTTTTCGCGAGGACGTCCGTGATGCCGTCCGTGGCCGATACGACCGTGTAGAGGATCAGCGGTGTGAACGCGGACGCCAGGACCGTCAGCCAGAGGAAGCCGATCGCCTCGGAGACGGCGGTGCTGAGAGGTACGCCGCGGACGGCTCGCTTGGCCACGGCCAGCAGCCACAGGAGCAGGGTGAGGACCGTGGACGCGGCGAAGACGACGGCGTACTGCTGGAGGAACTTCGTATTCGTGAAGTCGACGTTCGCGGTCTCCTTCACGGCCTCGCTGAGCTTGTCGACGGTCCAGGCGGCGGCTTCGGCGCAGCCCTTGGCGAGGGAGGAGAGGGGGTCGAGGGTGGAGGTGGGGTCGGTGAGGGGGCTGGATCCGCCGGTGCGGTTGGCTCCGCCGTTGTCTTTTTCGCAGTACTGCTTGGCGGGACCGATCAGCAGGTCGCAGGGGTCGTCGCTCGGGGTCGGCGTGGGAGCCGCGTAGGCGCGAGTTGCCAGCAGTACGGCACCGGCCTGTACGGCGGCCGTCAAGGCCGTGAGCTTGAGTACGCGACGCGGGTTACCGGGCATACGTGAACCCTCCGTACTCCTCGATGGCCTTGCTGATCTCGTCGGAGCTGGCGGCTCTGTCATCACCGGGCACCGGTGCTGGGCCGTCCTTCTGGGTGTCTGCGGTGATCTTCCAATCGCCGCTGACCCACTGCAGGTCGAAGGTCCAGGTCTTCCAGGTCGAGCTCACGGGATCGGTCGAGCCTTGGCCCGACATGCCGATGAGGCCCGTGTACCAGACGGAGACCTTTGCGCTGCCTTGGCTGTACTGATTGACCGTGGTGCCCACGGGCACGGTGCGCGACACGAAGGTGTTGCCCTCCGGGGCGTTGCCGTTCGCATCCAGGCCGAGCTTGCTGAGGAAGTCCGCCGAGTACGCCTGGTCCATCGCGCCCTGGAGCTTGGCGGCTGCCGTCGACGTGTAGATCGTCTCGACGATGCTGTGCCGACTCTCCTGGTTGAACATACCGGTCGAACCCAGCGTCACCGCGTAGTTGGCCGCCGCGCTCTGTGCCCCCTGCTCATCGTGCGCGAACCCCCCAGGAATCCCCGCCGCCTTGCCCCCCACCGGTCGTGTCCCCGTGGCTGCCGTCGTTGAGGATTTCGGCTTGTTTTCGTCCCCGCTCGCGGAACCGGAGTCATCGCCTCCACGGTTCGCGAAGGCGATTGCGGCGATAAGGAGGACGACCACACCGACCACGGTGACCAGGCTCCGGGACGACGAACGGCCACCCCGTCGCGTGCCCCCGTACGCGTCACCACCGCTTTCGGGCAGGCGCGTACGGGTCTGACCCGTGCCTCCGTAACCGCCGGAGCCCTCCCGCTCGTCTCCGAGACTCATGCCGCGTACGCCCCCTCGACGTCGGACAACAACACGTTGGAGTACGACGGTAGCCGTGCTGGTTCCCGCATGGGCGCGGTGTGGTGACTCGACATCAGGGAAACGCAACCTCAGCCGGTGGGCACGACGGATGGGTGGGGGACGACGGGGGCCGGGCGTGCCCGGAGCGGACGGAGGAGATGGAGGAGATGGAGGAGATGGAGGGGAAACAGGGGTTCGAGCAAGTGGGCGCGACTGAGGCGGCTAGACGGCCATGCCGTACACGATCGTGAACAGCGTGCCCAGTGAGCCGATGATGAAGACGCCCGTCAGCCCGGCGATGATGAGACCTTTGCCCTGCTCGGCGCTGAACGTGTCGCGCAGTGCGGTCGCGCCGATGCGCTGTTTGGCCGCCCCCCAGATGGCGAGGCCGAGGCAGAGCAGGATGGCCACCGCCATCACGACCTCGATCATCACCTTCGCCTCGTTGCCCAGGCTGCCGAAGGGGCCCCAGTCCGGAGCGATCCCGCCGATGATGGTGTTGATATCGCCCTTATCGGCCGCAAAGAGCATGTAAGTCACCGCCCCTGTTGGGTAGTTCCGCAGTCCCCTGCGGTGCGCAGAGGTCAGATCTCATTCTCGCCGACAATGGCGCTGTCGTATGTCGACTTGGCGTCATTGATGGGCGGGATTCGTACGAAAACCTCGTACGGTCACTCTGTGTATCACGGCAGGTCACGCCGGGCAACGAGGCCTGAGCGGAACCCGTGGTGTG is a window from the Streptomyces sp. NBC_00299 genome containing:
- a CDS encoding response regulator transcription factor; protein product: MTTVLIADDQPLQRFGFRMLLESQDDMTVVGEAANGSEAIRMTAELHPDVILMDVRMPGLDGIEATRRITTTGDRTRVLILTTFDLDEYAYAGLRAGASGFLVKDAQPEELLSGIRAVATGDAVVAPSLTRRLLDAYAHHLPRQGRADGQEASPLEHPRLSSLTDREREILSVIGKGWTNTEIAARLHLAESTVKTHVGRVLAKTGSRDRIQAVILAYDTGLVQPS
- a CDS encoding sensor histidine kinase, coding for MTHERATTEPLTQHIQRISRRVRAFDGRHPLVWDLHLTGFWVTAALIDYYGDGWLNVARDRDNPGWLVLTLSLGLSVPLLMRRTHPRAVLLAIAPFALVNAWTGTALQAVLLQLLVVFHIALCRPPRNLWWATALITTPVAVMAARHPQGTPDKDIVPVLMSIAVAVAIGITVRTRRDHTEALEDRARRLEIERDQQAQLAAAAERARIAREMHDIIGHNLSVITGLADGGKYAAAKSPERATQALHAIATTSRQALAELRRLLDVLRDDEHPRTPHPELTPQPTLTDLTQLLDGVRAAGLPVHTTTHGTPNLPPGRQLTVYRVIQEALTNTLKHGGPETTARIELSYEEKGAVTATVTDTGSGGPAEPTGGRGLPGMRERTALYGGTLEAGPRPHPEQGWRVHLHLPEESPQ
- a CDS encoding GNAT family N-acetyltransferase; the protein is MSTTNPGAYVIRSIHADEWPAAKELRLAALQDPVAPLAFLETYEQAVARPDSFWQERAAGACEGADGAQQIIAEGPDGVWVGTLTVLVEEPGTTDWAGFPVERKQGHVVAVFVRPEERGSGLTDVLFDAGLEWAWSRGAERVRLIVHEENGRAQRFYRRVGFEPSGVTVPLGEGDAEAEVELEFVIERP
- a CDS encoding type IV secretory system conjugative DNA transfer family protein — protein: MRPDDRRAYRYTRDSGGSQGGIPDGLLIGLLAFLLGMTLLVWTATGLAGLFAHGSWPSGVTFTRTPLAMRSLVAQPHDIPGAWPQTPDGQLSGYGLFWGLFIGQLMVLVVLTVFVLGTVARWRAVRAARRTGKADAAEQTAWAEKTDSAVQPGFSPAPEPTPAPVHGDVPAPRTEAEPMAAVPMTAATRAAAAVAAAASSETAVRSEGAAPDAAPHTALLAERADTWERIHLAPRESRQATATQAVRDAEGPALVVTSNPAVWQDSKDARAKLGPVLLYDPTHLCDTPARLHWSPTTGCEDKQTAVSRATALLTPVRPSSRLDQAVSDTAETLLRSYLHAAAIDGRTVRHVHRWSQGTQIQDAVRILRTNPKAAPGAAGELEAALTGHPERRDMAQELTTRALSALSTVNIRESCTPNRTDALTLDSFVHEGGTLYVVGESIEDPRANPGAMPLLTALAASVVERGRRMAERSSSGRLDPPMTLVLDDVAAVAPLPQLPELLATGAVRGMPTLALLRSREQARSRWPHDDLPV
- a CDS encoding ATP-binding protein, with product MRDPLSVLTDAFTSFLFGKVETTRLPVRTSTGQAQAVYLPTAAPGLGDSGVIIGREVYSGKGYIYDPFQLYGQQLPAPHWLVLGESGNGKSALEKTYVLRQLRFRDRQVVVLDAQGEDGVGEWNLIAQELGITPIRLDPTAALDMGIRLNPLDPAITTTGQLALLRTIIEVAMGHGLDERSGFALKVAHAYVNETIVERQPVLTDIVEQLRHPKPESAEAMNVAIDDVRAWGLDVALVLDRLVDGDLRGMFDGPTTVGIDLDAPLIVFDLSHIDRNSIAMPILMAIVGVWLEHTWIRPDRKKRIFLVEEAWHIINSPFVAQLFQRLLKFGRRLGLSFVAVVHHLSDVVDGAAAKEAAAILKMASTRTIYAQKADEARATGRVLGLPRWAVEIIPSLTPGIAVWDVNGNVQVVKHLITETERPLVFTDRAMTESSADRDLTDDALRAAELEAEERAAAFVEQHLGDSESTVA
- a CDS encoding SCO6880 family protein; this encodes MTTESHVSHPVTPRRTYLIGRARPNAIVGRNRETGEIALIIGGAFLGMMCGLLVPVLSLRIVLLMGFPLLALGAVYVPYKHRTIYKWFEINRSYKRTLRAGTTYRSAAVEAGTGLDGREVEVGPPPGIGRITWLAAPFGPDEIAVLLHADRRTVTAAIEIEGPGVGLRDSEDQEALVDRFGTLLKHVANGDGFVTRLQMLARTLPADPDAHAKDVAVRGDERAPGWLQQSYDQLQSMVSTSSEQHRAYLVACMHFTRELAAEAQAMARAARPHGGKVDRDSGLAVVMARELTDICSRLQEADIRVRQPLGQGRLASLIHSMYDPDHPIDHIQAMTKRNAWPAELDAMEPTFLQAKTRESSTRAPWCHATAWVKEWPMTPVGVNFLAPLLVHTPDVIRTVAVTMDLEPTEVAIERMLTEKTNDEAEASRAAKMNRTVDPRDIAAHNRLDQRGEDLASGAAGVNLVGYITVSSRSPESLARDKRTIRASAGKSYLKLEWCDREHHRAFVNTLPFATGIRR